CAcggctgtcgtcgtcgtcgtcgtcgtcgtctcacTCCCTCTTGGGAATGAACCCGAACCTGATCATCTTCGCCTGGCAACACGACGTCTTGTTGCACTCGGTGTCGACGCCGGCagccgggtcgtcgccggcggcgttgagGTGGTCCTGTTCGCACGGCACGCACCACCCGGACTGCACCCGCTCGTCCGCCAGGCACGGCTTGTGGACCCACTTGCTGATCGGACCGCCAAGGTTGTTCAACCCGTCGACGTGCTTGACCCGATCGAGCCACGCGCTGGCGCCGGTGAACATCGCGGTGGAGGTTTCCAGCAACGCTTCGCTCCAGCCGGAGATGTCCTGAtagaacgcggcggcgccatcgaaCATGGACTCCATGCTCGTGACCTtggaggtatcccacgagccgatggcttgattgaacgcggcggcgccttcgaACATGCGAGCCATGTGCGTGACCTgcgaggtatcccacgagccgatCGGCTggttgaacgcggcggcgccatagAACATGTACCTCATGTTCGTGACCTtggaggtatcccacgagccgatggcttgattgaacgcggcggcgccttggAACATGGCACCCATGTTCGTGACCTtggaggtatcccacgagccgatggcttgattgaacgcggcggcgccttcgaACATGCGAGCCATGTGCGTGACCTgcgaggtatcccacgagccgatCGGCTGGTTGAACGCGGCAGCGCCATAGAACATGTACTCCATTCTCGTGACCTtggaggtatcccacgagccgatggctTCATTgaaagcggcggcgccacggAACATGTACCACATGTGCGTGACCTGCGAGGTATTCCACGAGCCGATCGGctgattgaacgcggcggcgccatagAACATGGACCCGATGCTCGTGACCTTTgaggtatcccacgagccgatggctTGATTgaaagcggcggcgtctcggaACATGTTCACCATGTGCGTGACCTgcgaggtatcccacgagccgatggctTGATTGAACTTGGCGGCGCCTCGGAACATGTCCCCCATGTGCTCGACCTGCGATGTATCCCACGTGCCGATGGGTTGGTTGAATGAGGCTTTCCCGTTAAACAGGCTGTTCATGTCTGTAACCCGCGACACGTCCCAATCCGGCATGTCCACGCACCCCGCGCTCCCGCACCGCGCCAAGCTCGGATCGGTGCAGTTCGGGTCCGTCGAGCAGCACGCCTCGCCGTTCGGGTCGGGTCCGTAGAGCaggcacgcgtccaccgcgtcttTGAGGCCCTGGttgtcgccgtcgcagacggtgtcgacgccggcagccgggtcgtcgccggcggcattGGAGAACATGCCGCCGCACGGCACGCACCACCCGGACTGCACTCGCTCGTCCGCCAGGCACGGCTTGTGGACCCACTCGCTGATCGGGCCGTCGATGGATGCggagccgtcgacgcgctcaaccCGATCGAgccacgcggtggcgccggtgaACATCGCGGCGAAaccggccgcgtcgctccaGCCAGTGATGTCCTGATaaaacgcggcggcgccatagAACATGTACCCCATGATCGTGACCTtggaggtatcccacgagccgatgggttgattgaacgcggcggcgccttcgaACATGCGATACATGTCCGTGACCTgcgaggtatcccacgagccgatgggttgattgaacgcggcggcgtttcgGAACATGTGGGCGGTGTTAGTGACCTGTGAGGTATTCCACGAGCCGATGggttgattgaacgcggcTGCGTCCATGAACATGGTCCTCATGCTCGTGACCCGCGCGGTATTCCACGAGCCGATCGGCTGGTTGAATGCGGAGGTGCTGACCACGACGTTGCCGCACCAGTCTTCGCCCGTAGGGCAATCGCGAAACAGGCCCTCCATGTCCGTCACCAGCGACACGTCCCAATCCGGCATGTCCACGCACCCCGCGCTCCCGCACCGAGCCGAGCTCGGATCGGCGCAGTTGGAGTCCGTCGAGCAGcacgcctcgccgctcggCACCGCCGACAGGcacgcgttcaccgcgttCTTGAGCTCCGACTTGGTGGTGAACGGTATAGGGACCACCCGTAGGTTGTAGTACGTGTACGTCACCGGACTGGGTTCCCTGTCATTCCCGCCGTTTGCGCTCTCTCGGTACACTTCGACTCCGTTCTCTTTGATGAGCCATCCTGGCTCGTACAATGGCCTGTGATACTTGATTTCGATTTGAGACACCCGGGCAGTCGTGATGATCGAGAATAAGAGGGTCCCCGCCAAGCTGGAGGCTTTCTCCCAACCCGAAATCGTcaactcctcgtcgccgtcgataAAACcggtgacgccgtcggcgcaaGACCCGCCGGAAGGAATTGAACACGTCGCCCTGTCCGGGGCGACGTGTACCGTGAACTGATCCACGCTCGGCAGCACGCCGTCCAGCTTGACGTAGTATATATGCGGACCGAGGTCACCATTAACCACGTTGACGATGAAGTCGTACGTGTAGGTGTctcccgcggtggccgcgacGCCATGCAGGAGccccgcgatgaacgccaggaagagcgcgagcgtcgggagGAGTCGGCCGACCATGTTTGCCGCCCCCGACCGACACCCCTCGGGAAAACTAGTCAGGTATGCGTAGGTGCCGGTCCCGCCTGCCGAGAGATGTAGAGCAGAGCAGAGAGGGTGAGGCGAGGTGTCTCTACCCTCGCCCACGGGTGGGTAGACCGCGCGAGGTGTATGTTCCGGGCACCggcccgggcgacgcgacggcggctacGCTGACGCGACTCGCC
The genomic region above belongs to Micromonas commoda chromosome 4, complete sequence and contains:
- a CDS encoding predicted protein; protein product: MPDWDVSLVTDMEGLFRDCPTGEDWCGNVVVSTSAFNQPIGSWNTARVTSMRTMFMDAAAFNQPIGSWNTSQVTNTAHMFRNAAAFNQPIGSWDTSQVTDMYRMFEGAAAFNQPIGSWDTSKVTIMGYMFYGAAAFYQDITGWSDAAGFAAMFTGATAWLDRVERVDGSASIDGPISEWVHKPCLADERVQSGWCVPCGGMFSNAAGDDPAAGVDTVCDGDNQGLKDAVDACLLYGPDPNGEACCSTDPNCTDPSLARCGSAGCVDMPDWDVSRVTDMNSLFNGKASFNQPIGTWDTSQVEHMGDMFRGAAKFNQAIGSWDTSQVTHMVNMFRDAAAFNQAIGSWDTSKVTSIGSMFYGAAAFNQPIGSWNTSQVTHMWYMFRGAAAFNEAIGSWDTSKVTRMEYMFYGAAAFNQPIGSWDTSQVTHMARMFEGAAAFNQAIGSWDTSKVTNMGAMFQGAAAFNQAIGSWDTSKVTNMRYMFYGAAAFNQPIGSWDTSQVTHMARMFEGAAAFNQAIGSWDTSKVTSMESMFDGAAAFYQDISGWSEALLETSTAMFTGASAWLDRVKHVDGLNNLGGPISKWVHKPCLADERVQSGWCVPCEQDHLNAAGDDPAAGVDTECNKTSCCQAKMIRFGFIPKRE